Proteins encoded within one genomic window of Camelina sativa cultivar DH55 chromosome 19, Cs, whole genome shotgun sequence:
- the LOC104763896 gene encoding isopentenyl-diphosphate Delta-isomerase II, chloroplastic, whose translation MSASSLFNLPLIRLRSLTLSSSSSSSSSSSFRFAHRSLSPRKLPSFRAFSGAAMTDTKDAGMDAVQRRLMFEDECILVDETDRVVGHDSKYNCHLMENIESKNLLHRAFSVFLFNSKYELLLQQRSNTKVTFPLVWTNTCCSHPLYRESELIQENALGVRNAAQRKLLDELGIVAEDVPVNEFTALGRMLYKAPSDGKWGEHELDYLLFIVRDVKVQPNPDEVAEIKYVSREELKELVKKADAGEEGLKLSPWFRLVVDNFLMKWWDHVEKGTLGEAIDMKTIHKL comes from the exons ATGtctgcttcttctttatttaatCTCCCGTTGATTCGCCTCAGATCTctcactctttcttcttcttcttcttcttcttcttcttcttcttttcgatTTGCCCATCGTTCTCTTTCACCGAGAAAGTTACCGAGCTTTCGTGCTTTCTCCGGTGCCGCAATGACAGATACTAAAGATGCTGGGATGGATGCTGTTCAGAGACGTCTCATGTTCGAGGATGA ATGCATTCTTGTTGATGAAACTGATCGTGTCGTGGGGCATGACAGCAAATATAATT GTCATCTAATGGAAAATATTGAATCTAAGAATTTGCTTCACAGGGCTTTTAGTGTATTTCTGTTCAACTCGAAGTATGAGTTGCTTCTCCAG CAAAGGTCAAACACAAAGGTTACATTCCCTCTGGTGTGGACAAACACTTGTTGCAGCCATCCTCTTTACCGTGAATCAGAGCTTATCCAGGAAAATGCACTAG GTGTGAGGAATGCTGCACAAAGAAAGCTTCTCGATGAGCTTGGTATTGTAGCTGAAGATGTACCAGTCAATGAATTCACTGCCTTGGGACGTATGCTTTACAAGGCTCCTTCTGATGGCAAATGGGGAGAGCACGAAC TTGATTACTTGCTCTTCATTGTGCGGGACGTGAAGGTTCAACCAAATCCAGACGAAGTAGCTGAAATCAAGTATGTGAGCCGGGAAGAGCTGAAGGAGCTGGTGAAGAAAGCAGATGCAGGTGAGGAAGGTTTGAAACTGTCTCCATGGTTCAGATTGGTGGTGGACAATTTCTTGATGAAGTGGTGGGATCATGTTGAGAAAGGAACCTTGGGTGAAGCTATAGACATGAAAACCATCCACAAACTCTGA
- the LOC104763898 gene encoding probable tyrosine-protein phosphatase At1g05000 (The sequence of the model RefSeq protein was modified relative to this genomic sequence to represent the inferred CDS: added 57 bases not found in genome assembly) — protein MCLIMDSEDDHHNNNNNDGTDVLSPPFNFSMVEDGIYRSGLPRPDNFTFLDTLNLRSIIYLCPEPYPEENLKFLQANNIKLFQFGIEGKTDPPTPMPKDTVLDALKVLVDVRNHPILIHCKRGKHRTGCLVGCLRKVQSWCLSSVLEEYQKNAGLKWRQRDLNFIEAFDIVSLRKCLLSIMYRYHGYGFKRRRLAYEEEKVQTPKPQATKV, from the exons ACTGATGTTTTATCGCCGCCGTTTAACTTCTCCATGGTCGAAGATGGTATTTACCGATCTGGGCTTCCTCGACCTGATAATTTCACTTTCCTCGATACCCTAAACCTTCGTTCCATCAT TTATCTCTGTCCTGAACCATACCCAGAGGAGAATCTCAAGTTTCTTCAAGCTAACAACATTAAGCTTTTCCAATTTGGTATCGAAGGCAAAACG GATCCTCCCACTCCTATGCCAAAGGATACAGTTTTGGATGCTCTCAAAGTCTTAGTTG ATGTAAGAAACCATCCAATTCTCATTCATTGCAAACGTGGAAAG CATAGGACAGGTTGTCTAGTGGGATGCTTAAGAAAAGTTCAGAGCTGGTGCTTATCATCGGTGCTCGAAGAGTACCAGAAGAACGCGGGTCTAAAGTGGAGACAAAGGGACTTGAATTTTATAGAGGCGTTTGATATAGTGAGCTTGAGAAAGTGTCTCTTGAGCATCATGTATCGCTATCACGGTTATGGATTCAAGAGGAGAAGGTTAGCgtatgaagaagaaaaggtcCAGACACCAAAACCGCAGGCTACTAAAGTTTAA
- the LOC104763897 gene encoding uncharacterized protein LOC104763897, translating to MTGKAKPKKHTAKEIQAKIDAALTNRGGGQAGIADRTGKEKGGHAKYECPHCKITVPGLKTMQIHHESKHPKLTYDESLVVNLHAVLAPVAESKPKPGIRGSLKK from the coding sequence ATGACTGGTAAGGCGAAGCCGAAGAAGCATACGGCGAAGGAGATTCAAGCGAAGATCGATGCTGCGTTGACGAATCGAGGAGGAGGCCAAGCTGGAATCGCTGATCGGACCGGAAAAGAGAAAGGAGGTCACGCTAAGTACGAGTGTCCTCACTGCAAAATCACGGTTCCAGGTCTAAAGACTATGCAGATCCATCACGAATCCAAGCATCCTAAGCTCACTTATGATGAATCATTGGTCGTGAATCTCCATGCTGTGTTAGCACCCGTAGCTGAGTCAAAACCTAAACCTGGTATCAGGGGAAGCTTGAAGAAGTAA